A segment of the Sphingomonas cannabina genome:
AACTGCGCCTGCTCCTCCGGCGTCGAGAAACCATTGACCACCTCGACCCCTGCGCGGTTGTACCAGCTGCGGTTGAAGATCACGAGCTCGCCCGCGGCGGGAAGCTGCGCCGCATAGCGCTGGAAATACCATTGGCTGCGCTCGCGGTCGCTCGGCTTGGGCAGCGCCACCACGCGCGTGTTGCGGATCGAGAGATGCTCGGTGATCCGCTTGATCGATCCGTCCTTGCCCGCGGTGTCGCGCCCTTCCATCACGATCACCACCCGGTCGCCGCTCTCGGCCGCCGCCTGCTGCATCCTCACCAGCCCGAGCTGCAGCGTCTCCAGCTCGTCGAGATCGTCGTCGCGGTGCTTGGCCATCGGCGCAATTCCCCTCTGCCTAACTCCGGTGGATTATGCCACAAGCGCGCCGGCTGACCAGCAACGGCGGGGAAGGACAGGCAATGGGGGACTTCGACGTCGACGCTTTCGTGCACGCGACGCTGGCGGAGGACCTGGGCGAGGCGGGGGACGTCACCTCCGCTGCGGTGATCCCGGAGGACGCGCTGTTCGACGGCGTGATGGACAGCCGCGACGCGATCGTCGTCGCCGGGCTGGAGATCGCCGCCGCCTTCTTCCGAGCGCTGGACCCCGACGTCGTCGTCGAGCCGCTCGTCGCCGACGGCGACAAGGTGGCGGCCGGCACCGATCTCATGCGCCTTTCCGGCAAGGCACGCGCCCTGCTCACCGCCGAGCGATCGGCGCTCAATACCGTCCAGCACCTGTCGGGCATCGCCACGCTGACCCGCAGCTATGTCGATCGCATCGCCGGCACCGGCGCGGTGCTGCTCGACACGCGCAAGACCATTCCGGGCCTCCGCCTCCTCGAGAAATATGCAACCCGCATGGGCGGCGCGCAGAACCATCGCATGGGATTGTGGGATGCGGCGATGATCAAGGACAATCACGTCGCCGTTGCCGGTTCGGTGGAGGAGGCGGTGCGCCGCGCGGTTGCCGCCGGCATCGGCGAGATCATCGTCGAGGTCGACCGCATCGACCAGATCGAGCCCGCGCTCGGTGCCGGCGCCACCCACCTCCTGCTCGACAACATGGACCCGCCGACCCTGCGCGGCGCGGTGACGCTGGTGAGGGGGCGGGTGCCGACCGAGGCGTCCGGCGGCGTCCGGCTGGAAACGATCCGCGCGATCGCCGAGACCGGCGTCACCTACATCAGCGTCGGCCGGCTCACCCAGTCGGCGCCCGCCGCCGACATCGGCCTCGACTTCGCACCACGCTTGCCCGGCGCGTGAGCGGCGCTATCGTTCCGCACAGCAGAGGGGGAAGAGAGATGACGCGACCGCTTTCGATCGTGCGCTTCGAGCAATTCTACATCGGCTACTGGCTCGTCGGCCTCGTCAACACCGTGATGTCGTGGGACCGCTCGCTGAGCATCGCGATGCGCAATCCTGCGGTCGCGGCGATGGGGCCGGGGTTCCTCTACGCGACCACGGCGGTCGGGCTCGCGATCCCGCTGCTGCTGTGGTTCTTCATCGCCCGCCGTGGCAGCGCGATCGCCAAGTGGATTCTGGTGGTCCTGTTCGGCATCGGCATCCTCGGCCTCGTCTTCACGGTCATGAGCGGGCGTTTCCCGAGCGGCCTGTCCGGCGTGCTCGCGGCGATCGCGCTGGTGCTGCAGGCGATCGCCGTCGCGATGCTGTTCCGCCCCGACACCGGGCCCTGGTTCGGCGAAAGCGAACCCGAGGCCGATGAGCGCGAGCCCGAGGCCGAGGCATGATCCGCCTTGCGCTTGCAGCCGCCGCGCTGTTGACCCCGGTCGCCGCCTCGGCGCAGGCCTATCGCTGCGCCGTTCCCGGCGATCTGCCGCGCCCGCGCGCCGACGGGCCGGACACGCGCGAGCCGAAGCGCGTGGTACCGATCGGCGGCTACACGCTCGCGATCACCTGGGCCGCGCAGCATTGCCACGACAACGCCCGCGAGGCGTCGGCGCGCTTCCAGTGCGCGAGCGGCAACCGCTTCGGCTTCACGCTGCATGGGCTGTGGCCGGACGGCACCGGACGGCAATGGCCGCAATATTGCCGCCCGGCGCCGCTGCTCGGCGAGGAGGTGCTGCGCCGCAACCTGTGCGCGACGCCCTCCGTCCAGCTCCTCCAGCATGAATATGCCAAGCACGGCACCTGCATGGGGCTGCCGCCGGCGCAATATTTCGCGCGTTCGACCGGCCTCTACGGGCGGCTGCGCTATCCGGACATGAACGCGCTGTCGCGGCGGCCGAACCTCACCGCCGGCCAGTTCGCGACGGCCTTCGCCCGCGCCAATCCCGGTTTGCGCGCGAACATGATGCGGATCACCGCCAACCGGCAGGGCTGGCTCGAGGAGGTATGGCTGTGCCTCGACAAGCGCTTCGCCTTCGCCGCCTGCCCGGCGCACCAGGGCGGGCTCAAGCCCTCCGCCCGGCTGAAGATCTGGCGGGGCGGAGGGGCCTGATCGGTCAGCCCTCGATCACCACGCTCGACGGGTAATGCCGGTCGAGGTGCTTGCGGATGATCCTGAGGTTGCGCGTGTTCGAACGGAAGAAGAAGTCGGGAATCGCGCCCACCCACGGGATCATCCCGAGCGCCCAGTCGAAGCCGATGTTCCCCGCCATGCGCGCGATCTGCCCCTTGGACATGCCGAGGTTGCGCGCCTCCCACACCATATAGGCACCCATCGCCGCGGCAATGGTGGTGCCGCCGAACGGCAGCAGGTCCAGGATCACGTCGAGCCCGAACGCAGTCTTGAGTCCCGGAATCCGTATGCTGCGTTCGAGCAGCTTCTCCAGCGCCTCCACGCGCTGGCGCACCGATGCGGGATCGGTGCCGAGCGGGAAGGTCGGTGTCATGCGAGTCGGCTTGGCCATCGCAATCAGTTGGGAACGCCGCGCAGATGGTTCAATGGATGGAAGGCGCGGGCATTGGGCGTCCAGGCGCGCAGCCGCTCCGCGACCAGCGACCAACGCAGCGGCTGGGCGAGCGGAATGAAGGCGACATCGGCGGCAAGCGCCGCATCGGCCTCCGCCAGCCGATCGGCCCGCGCGCGCAGCGTCGGCGCGTCGCGCGCGGCCTCGATCAGCCTCGCCGCGTCCCCGCCGCACGGCTGGCAGGCGGTGCGCAGATACCAGCGCGCGCTGTCGTAGGGCGCGACCGCGTCGACGAGCCGCAGGTCCGCCGCATCGCGCATCCCGACCCGCACGGCGCCGATGCCGATCTGTCCCAGCGACGCCGCCAGCCTCCCGTAGAGCAAAGTGCCGCCGGACCCGGCCGGAAGCGCGATGCGGAGCATGACCGGCCCGTGCACCTGCTTGTAGAGCGCCACCCGCGCCTGAGCCGTCGCCAGCCGGTCCTGAGGCGCCACGCTCGCCCAGCCGGGCACCGTGGGCGGTGCGGCCGAATCGAGCTGGGCCGGCAGCACCGTCTCGGCCGCCGGCCAATTCTCCCGGAACGCGGCCGTCACCGCCGCCCGGTCGATCGCCATCGCCAGCGCACCCCGACCCAGCGGATCGGCGAGGAAGCCGTTGCGGTTCGCCACCGCCAGCCCGAACAGGCCGTTCGGGGCGTCGACGCGCAGGTTGATCGGCTCGATCGGCGCCTGGGCCAGGATCGGCCAGTCGGCGATGGTGCCGCCTTCGACCAGATCGATCTGCTTGCCCGCGAACCGCGCGATCGCCAGCGCCGCCCGCTCGCCGCGCAGCCGCACGAACTCCTCCGGCTTGGGCTCCTCGGGTTCGTCGTCGGGGCTGCGCACCGGATCGAATGCGGGGCGGAGCAGGATGCCCGGCCCTCGGTCGCGCTCGATGCGGAACGGCCCGCTGCCGCCCCGGCGGGCGAGGATCGCGAGCTCCGGCTGCGCGAAGAGCTTGAGGATGTCCGGCCGCGGCCGCGACAGCCGGACCTCGATCACCTGCGGCGTCATCGCGACGATCTCGTCGATCGCGCTGAGATAGGGGAGGAGGGGATTGCGGCTGCCGCGCGCGATCGCGCGGCGCAGGATCGTCACGACGTCGTCGGCGGTGATGGTCTCCCCATCGGGCCATTCGGCGTCGCGCAGGCGGAAGATCACGCTCTTGCCGTCGTCGATCACGATCCAGCGCTCGGCGAGCCCCGGCTCGATGCCGCCTGCGGCGTCGAAGCGGACCAGACCCTCGGCGGTCGCATCGAGCAGCAGCCGGCTGGCGGGGCTCAGCGACTCCCGGCTGGGATCGCCGAGCGCGGCGGGGCCGCCGATCACGCTCACCTCGACCGGCTGATCGTCGCTTCGCCGCGATCCGCAGGCCGTGAGCGTCAGCGCCAGCGCGATCGCGCCGGCAATGGTGCGGACGGCGGGACTCGAAGACCTTTTGCGCCCATTAGCTGCCGTTGCCACAACTCAATACTCCAAAGCAGATGCCCCGAGACCTTAAAGAGTTCAATGGAATGAGGTCGAGGGAGCATGACCCAGCATGCCGTCATATATCCCCGGTGGTCTCGCCCATCGAGGATTGCGTTGAGGAGGATCGGGTTTGCGAGGTTGGGTACTCTTCCATCAAAATCTCGATCCGTCGCTGCCCGAAGTGCCGGAGGTCTTTCGCTTTCAGGAGGCGGCCGCACTCGCCGGCGTCGAACTTGAGGTATTCAAGCCGCAGAATTTCGATCTGATCGTCGGTGCCGGTGACGATTGGACCGCGACATATGAGAACAGGGCCGTCGAGCGACCCGACTTCGTCCTGTGCCGGACAGGCGCGGAAACCGACTATGCCACGCTGGCGCTGCTCCGGCACCTTGAACGGCGCGGCATCCGGCTGATCAACGGGCCCGCGACGATCGAGCTGGTCGCGGACAAGCTCCACACGCTGCAGACGCTGGCGCGTGCCGGGCTGCCGGTCCCGCGAACGATCCTGGCCAAATTCCCGCTCGACCCCGATCTCATCGAGCGCGAGCTCGGCTTCCCCGTGATCGTGAAGACATTGAAGGGCACGCGCGGCGCCGGCGTGCTCAAGTGCGAGGACCGCAGTCAGTTCGAGGACCTTGCCGGCCTGCTCGAAAGCGCGGGTGCGCAGGCCGGGTTCATCCTTCAGCACTATATCCGCGCCAGCCACGGCCGCGACGTCCGCGTCCTGGTGGTCGGCGGGCGGGTCGTCGCCGCGATGGAGCGCCGGTCGCTGACGGGCGGCTTCAAATCGAATGTGTCACTGGGCGGCGTCGGCATCGGCTACAATCCGCCCCGCGACATGGCCGAGCTGGCCGTCCGGGCGGCCGAGACGCTGGGCCTCGACGTCACGGGCATCGACATTCTGTTCGACGAACATGGTTATCGCATCTGCGAAGCCAATTCCGCGCCCGGCTTTCAGGGGCTGGAGCGTGCGACCGGCCTCGATGTGCCGTCGGCGATCCTCGACTGGATCGTCTCGACCCATGCGCCGGCGCCGGCCGTTCCCGTCCATTCGGAGGGTGACGCGGTCGTCGATCTCATATTCGGCGGGCGCACCGGCCTTCGCGAGATCAGCGACCGCAGCACGAGCTATGCGGGCTTCGCCAAGGCAGTCGGCGTGCGTCTGATCGGGGGCGGTATGTCCGTGCTTGCCCATGCGTCGTTGCCTGACGGCGTGGTCGACCGGCAGGGCGCGACCGGCTCCAGCCTCCGTGCGCTCTATGACAATGCCGCGGCGACCCCGCAGATTCGTCTCGACGAAGCCGAACAGGAGCGCACGCTGATCGTCACGCTCGCGGTCTCGATATGGGCGGCCGCCCTGCCTTGGCTTTCGGGCGCGGGGGTCTGGCTGAGCGGCACCCTGTCCATCCTCGCCATACTGTTCCCGGTCGTGTTCCTGCTCACAGCGCCATCGGGGCGCGCCCGCCGCATCGCTGCGGCCAGGCGGCCATCGAGCCGTTCGCGCTGATGGACTGGGCAGCGATTCCGTGGGCGGAGCTGGCGCCCTTCGTGGTCATCGGTTTCTGCGCGCAACTTGTCGACGGCGCGTTCGGCATGGGCTTCGGCCTATTGTCAAACGCGCTTCTTGTCGTGCTGGGGATACCTCCGGCTGCGGCATCGGCGACGGTCCGTACCGCCGAAAGCTTCACCAGCGGCCTTTCCGGCCTGAGTCATGCGCTGCAGCGCAATGTCGACTGGTCGCTGTTCGCCCGGCTGGTCGTTCCCGGAATCCTTGGGGCGTTCTTCGGCGCATGGTTGCTGCTGCGCGTCCACGCCGAGATCGTTGGTCCGGTGGTGCTGGCCTATCTCGCCGCACTCGGCATCTACCTGCTGTGGCGCGGGGCGCGCCGGCCGCAGGCCTATCGCCGCCAGCGGCTGGTGGCGCCGCTGGGGTTTGTCGCCGCCCTGATCGACACGTCCGGCGGCGGTTGGGGCCCGATCGCGACCGGGACATTGATGGCCCAGGGCGCAAACCCCCGGACGGTGATCGGGACGGTGAGCGCGGCCGAGTTCTTCGTGACGGTCACCGTGTTCAGCGCGCTTGTCGGCACGCTGGGGCTCGAGACGATTGCTCCGCTTGCCGTCGGGCTTGCAGTTGGCGGCGCGGTGGCGGCGCCGGTCGCCGCGTTCCTCGTCAAGCGGCTTGCTCCCAAGACGATGATGTCTCTCGTCGGCGCGTTGCTCGTCGTCGGAAGCATCTATGGCTTGCTCAGCGTGATGGTCGAACAGATCCCGGCGTTTCCCCGGTTCTAATTTCACCGGCAACAGCCAGCCATATGTTTCCGGTTGCTCAAGCTACCGGTGCCGGGATCACGGCGTCAGGCTGCGATATGAGCGGACCTGAGCGTCTCCAGCGGCCGGGGATCGACCCAGCCGCGGACGTCGAAACTCTGCGGAATGAAGTTCCAGCGGTGCAGGAAATCCGTGAAATCCTGGATCGCTGCGATCGATTGTCCCGCCAGATCGGTCTTGAGGCGCTTCTGCGCGTCCTCGCCATAGGCGACCGACACCCAATATTCGCTCGAATTGGTCTCGCGCGCGAGATAGCGGCGCACTTCGGACGGATGATCCTGCGCCCAGGCCTCGGCGCGCAGCACCTGGTCGAGGATGGTGACCGCCGCGTCGAAGTGATTGTCGAGCAGATGGCCGTCGACCGCGAGCGTGCGCGGCGTGCCGTTGTTCGAGCGGATCAGCGGCTCGGGATGGGCGCCGGTGTCGATTACCGTGGTCAGGCCGAACTGGTTCGCCGCCTGCGCGCCGTGCACGCCCTTGAGGAAAATCGCGTCGACCTCGCCGCGCAGCAGCGCGATCAGCTCCAGGTTGTTCGCCCGTGCCCGGCTGCCCACGCGGCGTGCGAGCGTGCCGCCGACATTCACCGCCTGCTCGTCGCTGTAGTGGCTGTCGATGTCCTGATCGACCAGCTCGACGTCCGAGACCTTCAGCCCTTCGAGGCTCAGTGCGTTCTCCAGCCCGCGGATCGCCTGGGCGCGGGTGAAGTCGATCTCGACCTGCTTCCAGTTGGGCAGGCCGAAGCGGCGGCCCTTGAGGTCCTTCACGCTTCGGATACCCGACTCCGGGCTGGCGAGGATCAGCTGCGTCTCGTCGGCCCAGGAAAGGCCGATCACCCGCGTGTCGCGCCCGCGCGCCTTGGCGCTGATCGCCGGGATGTTGCCGCCGTGCCGTACCGAATTGCGCACCGTGTGGCTGAAATGCGATTCGCGCGTCGCGAAGTCGTTGGATTCGAGCAGCGAGGACAGCTTCGTGCCCCGTGCCCGAAAGGCTTCCTCCAGCCAGCCGTGCTGAATGGCGATGCCGAGCCCGGTCGGAACCGGGCAGCGCGTGTACCAGAGCGTGTCGAGCGTGTCGGTCATGGGCAGATCCTCAATCAGGAGACAGCGGCGAGGGCAGGCGGCGCCGGCGCTTCGCTCGGCGCGGCGGAGGCGATCCGCGGACGCGGGAGGTTCAGGTGCTCGCGCAGCGTGGTTCCCTCATATTCGGTGCGGAACAGGCCGCGGCGCTGCAGTTCGGGCACCACCAGGTCGACGAATTCGTCGAGCGAGCTCGGCAGCAGCGGCGGGATGAGGTTGAAGCCGTCGGCGGCGCCGCGCTCGAACCAGTCCTGGATCTGGTCGGCGATGTCGGCCGGCGTGCCGATCACCACGCGATGCCCCCTGACGGCGTTGAAGCGCAGGAAGAGCTGGCGGATCGTGAGATTCTCGCGCCGGGCGAGCTCGGTGAGCTGGCGCCAACGGCCCTTGCCGTTCTCCGGCTCGGGCAGATCGGGCAGCGGGCCGTCGAGCGGATAGCCGCTCACATCCTGACCCATCAGGTTGAGCTCCCCGGAGAAATCGACGGCGGCCTCGAGCGCGGCGAACTTGTCCTGCGCTTCCTGCCGGCTGCTGCCGATCGCGAAGGACAGGCCCGGCATCACCTTGAGTGTGTCGGGATCGCGGCCGTGCCTGGCCATGCGACCCTTCACATCGGCATAGAAGCGCTGCGCCTCCTCGATGAACTGCGCGGCGGCATAGATCATCTCGGCATATTTGGCGGCAAACTCGCGGCCCACCTCCGAATTGCCGGCTTGGGCGAAGACGGGATGGCCCTGGATCGGGCGCGCAGCGTCGAGCACGGTGCTGAGCTGGAAGTATCTGCCCTGGTGGCGCACCGGATGGACGTCGTTCGGATCGAGATAGAGGCCGCTGTCGCGGTCGGCGTGGTCGAACGCGTCGTCCTCCCAGCTGTCCCAGAGTGCGCGGGCGACGTCGACGAACTCGGACGCGCGCTCGTAGCGTTCGGCATGGCTCAGCGGCTGTTCGACGCCGAAGCTCTGCGCGGCGCCGTCGGCCAGCGACGAGACGATGTTCCAGCCGACCCGCCCGCCGCTGATATGGTCGATCGCGGCGAAACGCCGGGCGAGTGCATAGGGATGATCGAAATTGGTGTTCACCGTCGCCACCAGCCCGATCCGGCTGGTGACGGCGGCGAGCGCGGCGGTGAGCGTCAGCGGCTCGAAATCGAGGAAGGCGTGGCGCCGCTCGATCCCCTTGGTGCTGTCGCCGGCGATCCCGACGAAATCGGCGAAGAAGGCAGTGTCGAACTTGCCGCGCTCGGCGGTCTTCGCCAGTCCGGCCCAGTAACGGAAATCGGGCCGCCCGCTCTCCGCCGAGCCGGGCTGGCGCCATGCGCCGGGGTGATGCCCATGGCGGGTGAGGAACACGCCGAGGGCGAGCTGCCGCTTCCTGGCCGTCATCGGCGTTACTCCGCCGCTTCCGCCGCCGCGTCGGCGTAGTGGATCGTGCCGTCGTCGTCGACATGAGCGTCCTGGGGTACCAGCTTGCCCATCTTCCACTGCTGCTCGAGCACGCCCGGGCCGAACGGCTTGGAGCCGCCCAGCGCCGCGCCCAGGATCTGGAACTGCGCGCCTTCCTCAAGCAGCACGATGGTATTGACGAGGTCGCGCAGCCCCTTCCAGCTCCAGATGGTGGCGCCGCCGTTCGCCTCGACGATGCCGGGCACCTCATGGTCCTGCTCGATCGAGTCGAGGATGAAGTCGACCTCGGCCTGGCGCCGGTTGATGTAGACCGGCAGCTCGGCGGTGAAGCGGAAGCGGCGGTTGGGGACATAGAGCAGCGGCAGCGCCTGATGCGCCTGCGAATAGGCGCCGAGATGCGGCGTGTGGACGTGGCTGATCGCCTGGACGTCGGCGTGGGTCTTGAACAGCTTGAGGTAGCGCGCGGCGCCGCCGGGCTTGTTGCTCCACAGGCTGTTGCCGTCGAAATCGATCACCGCCGTCTGCGGCTGATCGGGATCGTCCTCCCACAGGCCGAGGTAGTTGAGCGTGACGATCTTGTCCTCGCCGGGAATGCGGACGGCGAAGAACAGGGTGCCGCTCGCCGAGACGGTGCGCGTCTCGCGCAGCAGGCGGAAGGCGCGGCGGGCCTCCTGCTCGGTCTTGGTGACGAAGGCGATGGCTTCGGGCGACAGGCTGGACTGTACGGACATGACGATCCTCCTCAGGCAGGTTGGTGGGCGCGGATGGCGGCGCGGTCGTTGAGCGCGCGGGCGGCTTCGAGCGGGCGCGGGTCGATCCAGTCGGACAGGCTGAAATCCGCGTCGAGGAAGCCGTGGGTGAACAGGAATTTCTTCTGCTGGTCGAACAGCGCGACCCGTTCGGGATCGAGCGTCGGGTGCAGCCCTTCGTGCAGGCGGCCATAGGCCTGGACGACCGCGGCGGCGCTGCCCTCGGTCTCGAACTCCAGGATCGTGCGCAGCCTGTCCGGCTGATCGGCGACCCAGTCGGCGGCGCGCAGCGTCACCGCGAGGAAGCGCGCCAGCAGGTCGAAATGATCGTCGAGCAGCGACTGGTGGACGGTGATCGGCCGCGGCGTGCCGTTGTTCACGCGGAAGCGCCGGTCGGGGAGGGCATCGAGATCGATCGCGACGACCAGTCCCGCCTCGCGCGCCTGGTCGAGCGCCGCTGCGCCCTTGACGTAGATCGCATCGACATCGCCGTCGACCAGTGCCTGGATCGGCCACAGCCGCCCCACGCCGGACCGGCGCGGCGCGAGGTCGCGCCCGCTGCCGCCGATGTTGCGGAGATGGTCCTCGACCTCCACCAGCACGACGTCGTCGAGGGTCAGGCCGGCCGAGGCGAGCGCGCCCTTGTAGCCGGCGAGCGACATGCCGCGTGCGA
Coding sequences within it:
- a CDS encoding LLM class flavin-dependent oxidoreductase; this translates as MTARKRQLALGVFLTRHGHHPGAWRQPGSAESGRPDFRYWAGLAKTAERGKFDTAFFADFVGIAGDSTKGIERRHAFLDFEPLTLTAALAAVTSRIGLVATVNTNFDHPYALARRFAAIDHISGGRVGWNIVSSLADGAAQSFGVEQPLSHAERYERASEFVDVARALWDSWEDDAFDHADRDSGLYLDPNDVHPVRHQGRYFQLSTVLDAARPIQGHPVFAQAGNSEVGREFAAKYAEMIYAAAQFIEEAQRFYADVKGRMARHGRDPDTLKVMPGLSFAIGSSRQEAQDKFAALEAAVDFSGELNLMGQDVSGYPLDGPLPDLPEPENGKGRWRQLTELARRENLTIRQLFLRFNAVRGHRVVIGTPADIADQIQDWFERGAADGFNLIPPLLPSSLDEFVDLVVPELQRRGLFRTEYEGTTLREHLNLPRPRIASAAPSEAPAPPALAAVS
- a CDS encoding class II aldolase/adducin family protein codes for the protein MSVQSSLSPEAIAFVTKTEQEARRAFRLLRETRTVSASGTLFFAVRIPGEDKIVTLNYLGLWEDDPDQPQTAVIDFDGNSLWSNKPGGAARYLKLFKTHADVQAISHVHTPHLGAYSQAHQALPLLYVPNRRFRFTAELPVYINRRQAEVDFILDSIEQDHEVPGIVEANGGATIWSWKGLRDLVNTIVLLEEGAQFQILGAALGGSKPFGPGVLEQQWKMGKLVPQDAHVDDDGTIHYADAAAEAAE
- a CDS encoding sulfite exporter TauE/SafE family protein — translated: MDWAAIPWAELAPFVVIGFCAQLVDGAFGMGFGLLSNALLVVLGIPPAAASATVRTAESFTSGLSGLSHALQRNVDWSLFARLVVPGILGAFFGAWLLLRVHAEIVGPVVLAYLAALGIYLLWRGARRPQAYRRQRLVAPLGFVAALIDTSGGGWGPIATGTLMAQGANPRTVIGTVSAAEFFVTVTVFSALVGTLGLETIAPLAVGLAVGGAVAAPVAAFLVKRLAPKTMMSLVGALLVVGSIYGLLSVMVEQIPAFPRF
- a CDS encoding ribonuclease T2 family protein — translated: MIRLALAAAALLTPVAASAQAYRCAVPGDLPRPRADGPDTREPKRVVPIGGYTLAITWAAQHCHDNAREASARFQCASGNRFGFTLHGLWPDGTGRQWPQYCRPAPLLGEEVLRRNLCATPSVQLLQHEYAKHGTCMGLPPAQYFARSTGLYGRLRYPDMNALSRRPNLTAGQFATAFARANPGLRANMMRITANRQGWLEEVWLCLDKRFAFAACPAHQGGLKPSARLKIWRGGGA
- a CDS encoding ABC transporter substrate-binding protein, which codes for MTDTLDTLWYTRCPVPTGLGIAIQHGWLEEAFRARGTKLSSLLESNDFATRESHFSHTVRNSVRHGGNIPAISAKARGRDTRVIGLSWADETQLILASPESGIRSVKDLKGRRFGLPNWKQVEIDFTRAQAIRGLENALSLEGLKVSDVELVDQDIDSHYSDEQAVNVGGTLARRVGSRARANNLELIALLRGEVDAIFLKGVHGAQAANQFGLTTVIDTGAHPEPLIRSNNGTPRTLAVDGHLLDNHFDAAVTILDQVLRAEAWAQDHPSEVRRYLARETNSSEYWVSVAYGEDAQKRLKTDLAGQSIAAIQDFTDFLHRWNFIPQSFDVRGWVDPRPLETLRSAHIAA
- a CDS encoding ATP-grasp domain-containing protein; protein product: MRGWVLFHQNLDPSLPEVPEVFRFQEAAALAGVELEVFKPQNFDLIVGAGDDWTATYENRAVERPDFVLCRTGAETDYATLALLRHLERRGIRLINGPATIELVADKLHTLQTLARAGLPVPRTILAKFPLDPDLIERELGFPVIVKTLKGTRGAGVLKCEDRSQFEDLAGLLESAGAQAGFILQHYIRASHGRDVRVLVVGGRVVAAMERRSLTGGFKSNVSLGGVGIGYNPPRDMAELAVRAAETLGLDVTGIDILFDEHGYRICEANSAPGFQGLERATGLDVPSAILDWIVSTHAPAPAVPVHSEGDAVVDLIFGGRTGLREISDRSTSYAGFAKAVGVRLIGGGMSVLAHASLPDGVVDRQGATGSSLRALYDNAAATPQIRLDEAEQERTLIVTLAVSIWAAALPWLSGAGVWLSGTLSILAILFPVVFLLTAPSGRARRIAAARRPSSRSR
- the nadC gene encoding carboxylating nicotinate-nucleotide diphosphorylase, translated to MGDFDVDAFVHATLAEDLGEAGDVTSAAVIPEDALFDGVMDSRDAIVVAGLEIAAAFFRALDPDVVVEPLVADGDKVAAGTDLMRLSGKARALLTAERSALNTVQHLSGIATLTRSYVDRIAGTGAVLLDTRKTIPGLRLLEKYATRMGGAQNHRMGLWDAAMIKDNHVAVAGSVEEAVRRAVAAGIGEIIVEVDRIDQIEPALGAGATHLLLDNMDPPTLRGAVTLVRGRVPTEASGGVRLETIRAIAETGVTYISVGRLTQSAPAADIGLDFAPRLPGA
- a CDS encoding DUF4112 domain-containing protein, whose translation is MTPTFPLGTDPASVRQRVEALEKLLERSIRIPGLKTAFGLDVILDLLPFGGTTIAAAMGAYMVWEARNLGMSKGQIARMAGNIGFDWALGMIPWVGAIPDFFFRSNTRNLRIIRKHLDRHYPSSVVIEG
- a CDS encoding ABC transporter substrate-binding protein — protein: MATVLEQAVDSTPAELWFTRCPVPTATGIAYKLGWLAEDFAADGIAIRTLQESGSELARHHYDHRLPTLIREGGNMLAIAARAQGEPTKLVGLTWIEESQLILTRSDTGIRNAADLAGRRLALPGWTRNDIPSHVRGTSIARGMSLAGYKGALASAGLTLDDVVLVEVEDHLRNIGGSGRDLAPRRSGVGRLWPIQALVDGDVDAIYVKGAAALDQAREAGLVVAIDLDALPDRRFRVNNGTPRPITVHQSLLDDHFDLLARFLAVTLRAADWVADQPDRLRTILEFETEGSAAAVVQAYGRLHEGLHPTLDPERVALFDQQKKFLFTHGFLDADFSLSDWIDPRPLEAARALNDRAAIRAHQPA
- a CDS encoding ABC transporter substrate-binding protein, which produces MATAANGRKRSSSPAVRTIAGAIALALTLTACGSRRSDDQPVEVSVIGGPAALGDPSRESLSPASRLLLDATAEGLVRFDAAGGIEPGLAERWIVIDDGKSVIFRLRDAEWPDGETITADDVVTILRRAIARGSRNPLLPYLSAIDEIVAMTPQVIEVRLSRPRPDILKLFAQPELAILARRGGSGPFRIERDRGPGILLRPAFDPVRSPDDEPEEPKPEEFVRLRGERAALAIARFAGKQIDLVEGGTIADWPILAQAPIEPINLRVDAPNGLFGLAVANRNGFLADPLGRGALAMAIDRAAVTAAFRENWPAAETVLPAQLDSAAPPTVPGWASVAPQDRLATAQARVALYKQVHGPVMLRIALPAGSGGTLLYGRLAASLGQIGIGAVRVGMRDAADLRLVDAVAPYDSARWYLRTACQPCGGDAARLIEAARDAPTLRARADRLAEADAALAADVAFIPLAQPLRWSLVAERLRAWTPNARAFHPLNHLRGVPN